The following are from one region of the Hydrogenimonas thermophila genome:
- a CDS encoding efflux RND transporter periplasmic adaptor subunit: MKKLWIILFPLLLLAEPPSVEQLFNIQTVKVKKETTGFKKKFYGLLKADEKNIVNIVPRFSGYIVKLYINRTYSYVKKGEPLAKVYSPEIFKAKEEYINALEFSKKHNDRGMVESAKRKLQLLGISDNEINQYAKNRKIDPYTTIFAPKSGYIFKKEVVEGSSFNAKSPIFQIVNLENLWIEAKISEPDIPLILRARRFYFTTKAVSGIFEANHPFLYPTIDPKNALATLRLNVKNIDKKLFPGMFATLYAKSEPKTMLTLPRTAVIRKMNRWYVFKAGEFEGEYEPIDVVIKPIDNKRYAIISGLKEGDEVVNNVLFLIDSDAQINGLF; the protein is encoded by the coding sequence ATGAAAAAATTATGGATAATTTTATTTCCTTTGCTACTTTTGGCAGAGCCTCCAAGTGTAGAACAGTTGTTTAATATTCAAACAGTAAAAGTAAAAAAAGAGACAACAGGTTTTAAAAAAAAGTTTTATGGTTTATTAAAAGCAGATGAAAAAAATATTGTTAATATTGTTCCAAGATTTAGTGGATATATCGTAAAGCTATATATAAATAGAACATACAGTTATGTCAAAAAAGGTGAGCCTTTGGCAAAGGTTTACTCACCAGAAATATTTAAAGCCAAAGAGGAGTACATTAACGCTCTTGAATTTTCAAAAAAACATAACGATCGAGGAATGGTTGAAAGTGCTAAGCGTAAACTGCAACTACTTGGAATAAGCGATAATGAGATTAACCAATATGCTAAAAATAGAAAAATTGATCCATATACTACAATTTTTGCTCCTAAAAGTGGTTATATATTTAAAAAAGAGGTAGTAGAAGGTAGCTCATTCAATGCGAAATCACCTATATTTCAAATTGTAAATTTAGAAAATCTATGGATTGAAGCCAAAATTAGCGAGCCTGATATTCCACTTATTTTGAGAGCTAGAAGATTTTATTTTACAACCAAAGCAGTAAGTGGAATTTTTGAAGCAAATCATCCGTTTCTATACCCCACAATAGATCCTAAAAATGCTCTTGCAACACTTCGTTTAAATGTAAAAAATATAGATAAAAAGCTATTTCCCGGTATGTTTGCCACTCTATATGCTAAAAGTGAACCTAAAACTATGCTCACTCTGCCAAGAACTGCTGTAATACGTAAGATGAACCGCTGGTATGTCTTTAAAGCTGGTGAATTTGAAGGGGAGTATGAGCCTATAGATGTTGTCATTAAACCTATTGACAATAAACGCTATGCGATTATTTCAGGGCTGAAAGAAGGCGATGAAGTTGTTAATAATGTCCTATTTTTAATTGATAGTGATGCACAAATTAATGGTCTGTTTTAG
- a CDS encoding TolC family protein yields MRYWLLIFICILNLQATELNKLIEVALAKHPSLETIKARIAAADYALSYSKNFDNPIISISVNDIRLDDITDRSLEPMQTQAITLSQKIPWFGKIDAKVKIEKAKKKLLLMTLKEAKAELVSKIKITAYQLWEIEELIKLTQRNIEITEQNIKIFQGYTASSRSENFHMGIMSAELVRSRLKTDLSNLKAKREEIVALLSYLSFQNIQNIKIELPKETLLPLTILKKELKETPILKVKQANSEIEKNRLELSQLNRISDPTLRIGYNHRQEFEDFVSVGLSFTLPIYGTEKSKVEEQRAKLLSKEFMVTDTKHSLEANLEKLYAIAQKELEVLHIVKDDSLPLIEHMFDLIRADIAAGGDLYKFMDLIEQKLTLEAQVISARANFHKTKAKIDALLGELK; encoded by the coding sequence ATGAGATACTGGCTATTAATTTTTATATGTATCTTAAATTTACAAGCAACAGAGCTAAACAAACTAATTGAAGTGGCTCTTGCAAAACATCCTAGCCTTGAGACTATCAAAGCTAGGATAGCCGCTGCAGATTATGCACTTTCTTACTCAAAAAACTTTGATAACCCAATCATAAGCATATCAGTAAATGACATTCGCCTTGATGACATAACAGACAGATCACTTGAGCCAATGCAGACACAAGCAATTACTCTATCTCAAAAAATCCCTTGGTTTGGTAAAATTGATGCAAAAGTAAAGATAGAAAAGGCTAAAAAAAAGCTTCTATTAATGACACTTAAAGAGGCAAAGGCTGAGCTTGTATCTAAAATAAAAATAACTGCTTACCAACTCTGGGAAATTGAAGAGTTAATCAAATTAACTCAAAGAAATATAGAGATAACAGAACAAAATATTAAAATTTTTCAAGGCTATACCGCGTCAAGCAGATCAGAAAACTTCCATATGGGAATTATGTCAGCAGAGCTTGTTAGGTCGCGACTAAAAACAGATTTGAGTAATCTTAAAGCAAAAAGAGAAGAGATAGTTGCCCTTCTTAGCTACCTGAGTTTTCAAAATATTCAAAACATAAAAATAGAGCTACCAAAAGAGACTCTTTTGCCATTAACTATATTGAAAAAAGAGCTAAAAGAGACTCCAATTTTAAAAGTTAAACAAGCTAATAGTGAAATTGAAAAAAATAGACTTGAACTATCACAGCTAAACAGAATAAGTGATCCAACTCTTCGTATAGGCTACAACCACCGTCAAGAGTTTGAAGATTTTGTCTCTGTAGGTTTAAGTTTTACTTTGCCAATTTACGGTACTGAAAAAAGCAAAGTTGAAGAACAGCGTGCAAAACTACTATCTAAAGAGTTTATGGTAACAGATACAAAACATAGTTTAGAGGCAAATTTAGAAAAGTTATATGCTATTGCACAAAAAGAGTTGGAAGTTTTACATATAGTAAAGGATGACAGCCTTCCACTAATTGAGCATATGTTTGATCTGATACGAGCTGACATAGCAGCAGGAGGAGACCTTTACAAATTTATGGATCTTATTGAACAAAAACTGACGTTAGAAGCCCAAGTAATATCTGCAAGAGCCAACTTTCATAAAACAAAAGCAAAAATAGATGCCCTTTTAGGAGAGTTAAAATGA
- a CDS encoding FixH family protein, translating into MKRWSNTAIKVEMVSDKPLTTGMNKLELHLFKRSTPIKDANVAVKFFMPAMPGMPYMEYKTVAKPLGNGVYEAAFNASMGGTWQVHIFITTKEGKKYRLKSSINL; encoded by the coding sequence TTGAAAAGATGGTCAAATACCGCAATTAAAGTTGAAATGGTATCGGACAAGCCGTTAACTACAGGGATGAATAAGCTTGAACTTCATCTTTTTAAAAGATCAACTCCTATTAAAGATGCAAATGTTGCAGTTAAATTCTTTATGCCGGCAATGCCTGGTATGCCATATATGGAGTACAAAACAGTAGCAAAACCTCTAGGAAACGGTGTTTATGAAGCAGCCTTCAACGCATCAATGGGAGGGACATGGCAAGTACATATATTTATAACAACCAAAGAGGGCAAAAAGTATAGACTAAAAAGCTCAATAAATCTATAG
- a CDS encoding response regulator transcription factor has protein sequence MDILLLEDDTMLAELIKEHLEEQGNAVDHFIDGEEAEDAILSKKYDLLLLDVNVPSINGFELLKSMRERKDMTPAIMITSRNSSIDVKEGFEYGCDDYIKKPFEFEELDARIEHIVRMFRIGENEVIKISDNILFYPALHKLEVLSEPIALTPKASEILHYLYKNRDRIVSREELTQNLWVYDEIPTDATIRSYIKTLRKYISNIITERGVGYGFKSI, from the coding sequence ATGGATATATTATTGCTTGAAGATGACACAATGTTAGCAGAACTTATTAAAGAGCATCTGGAAGAGCAGGGGAATGCTGTAGACCATTTTATAGATGGAGAAGAAGCAGAAGATGCCATTTTAAGTAAGAAGTATGATCTTTTACTTTTAGATGTAAATGTTCCTAGTATCAATGGATTTGAACTGCTTAAGTCAATGCGTGAACGAAAAGATATGACACCGGCTATAATGATAACCTCAAGAAATAGTAGTATAGATGTAAAAGAGGGTTTTGAGTATGGGTGTGATGACTATATTAAGAAACCATTTGAGTTTGAGGAGTTGGATGCACGCATAGAGCATATTGTACGAATGTTTAGAATAGGAGAAAATGAAGTAATAAAAATCAGTGATAATATACTCTTTTATCCTGCTCTTCATAAATTAGAGGTTTTATCTGAACCTATTGCTTTAACTCCTAAAGCATCAGAAATTCTTCATTATCTTTATAAGAATAGAGATCGAATTGTTTCACGCGAAGAGTTGACTCAGAATTTATGGGTATATGATGAGATACCCACAGATGCTACTATTAGAAGTTATATAAAGACATTGCGTAAATATATCTCAAATATCATAACTGAAAGAGGGGTAGGGTATGGGTTTAAGTCCATCTGA
- a CDS encoding sensor histidine kinase: MGLSPSEKSSLFRFMAIYLGTGFIVVVAFSTLFYRIESESIKDNSFAKIRMFAMNISASAIDAQMHGAKFEIPKRKDYEYLLLKQNGEVVGGNISDNVDISKDEYVKNGCAYYIDRSVRGHLGIDYIVVRDCTLQQKIVQSGKNVAIIAVIAYGFLILVGWYLGRLFLKPMREKIDLMDRFIKDSTHELNTPVTTMLLALHKIDKKGCKPVYLRSLQMSVRLIGRIYEDLSFLMLKSQVRDNTQIKSVDLSKKIKESIDFFSILSENKKLEIIYNLETCIIQADPHHIELLIKNIIDNAIKYTNPGGKIEISLKNCELKVSDTGIGISEEKLSVIFNRFHRENSVSGGFGIGLDIVKTICQIYGFTVNVESNLGKGSSFIVKFANF; the protein is encoded by the coding sequence ATGGGTTTAAGTCCATCTGAAAAGAGTTCACTCTTTCGGTTTATGGCAATTTATTTGGGAACAGGTTTTATTGTAGTTGTAGCATTTTCAACTCTTTTTTATAGAATAGAATCTGAATCGATTAAAGATAATAGTTTTGCAAAAATACGTATGTTTGCTATGAATATATCGGCATCTGCAATTGATGCACAGATGCATGGTGCTAAATTTGAAATACCAAAAAGAAAAGATTATGAGTATCTTTTACTTAAACAAAATGGAGAGGTAGTCGGCGGCAATATTAGTGACAATGTAGATATAAGTAAAGATGAATATGTAAAAAATGGTTGTGCTTATTATATAGACAGAAGTGTACGTGGGCATTTGGGAATTGACTATATTGTAGTTCGTGATTGTACCCTTCAACAAAAAATTGTACAGAGTGGAAAAAATGTAGCTATTATTGCTGTAATTGCATATGGGTTTTTAATACTTGTTGGTTGGTATCTAGGACGACTTTTCCTTAAGCCTATGCGTGAAAAGATTGATTTAATGGATAGATTCATAAAAGATAGCACGCATGAGCTTAATACCCCGGTAACAACAATGTTGCTTGCACTGCATAAGATAGATAAGAAAGGTTGTAAGCCTGTCTATTTAAGATCATTGCAAATGAGTGTTCGTCTTATTGGAAGGATTTATGAAGATTTGAGTTTTTTAATGCTTAAATCACAAGTAAGAGACAATACTCAAATTAAATCTGTTGATCTGTCTAAAAAGATAAAAGAGAGTATAGATTTTTTTTCTATTTTGTCAGAAAATAAAAAGTTAGAGATTATTTACAATTTAGAGACTTGTATAATTCAGGCTGATCCTCACCATATTGAACTTTTAATCAAAAATATTATTGATAATGCTATAAAATATACAAATCCAGGAGGAAAAATAGAGATATCTCTTAAAAATTGTGAATTGAAAGTTTCTGATACAGGTATTGGTATATCAGAAGAGAAGCTTTCTGTGATTTTTAATAGATTTCATAGAGAAAACAGTGTGTCAGGTGGTTTTGGAATTGGTCTTGATATTGTAAAAACTATTTGCCAAATTTATGGATTTACTGTTAATGTAGAGTCAAATCTTGGAAAAGGGAGTAGTTTTATAGTAAAGTTTGCCAATTTCTAA
- a CDS encoding nitrous oxide reductase accessory protein NosL, producing the protein MRKIVVSLVLLLSLSFTLQAANFSKVAEGTPHLIQEGSQKMWCPVCGMNLKMFYKTSHAVVLKDGKKKQYCSIRCLVADWPIIKDKIKEILVVDAKTGELINAKSAYYVVGSKVKGTMSMVSKIAFAKEKDAKAFQQKFGGKISDFNRVFKIASESLNKDSMMVAKKKQMKMYPMGKKIYTKMCKPIDVKGFSHINELKAAIRAEKLCKPMKEKQLQAVALYLWNVKRVNTKRGCNCGMMRQNSSCNCNMNKMNMKGCRSSANMGQVASKMGLTKTDKCPVCGMFVYKYPKWAAFIYYEQDGKSKYLAFDGVKDMMKFYFEPVKWGKYENIKNSIKKILVRDYYTLKPVLAESAWYVVGSNVFGPMGNELIPFKTEEAAKNFMADHKGKKILRFNDITKEIVYKLDE; encoded by the coding sequence ATGAGAAAGATTGTTGTTTCGCTGGTATTGCTTTTAAGTTTATCTTTTACTTTACAAGCGGCTAATTTTAGTAAAGTTGCAGAGGGAACTCCTCACTTGATTCAAGAGGGTTCTCAAAAAATGTGGTGTCCTGTTTGTGGAATGAATTTGAAAATGTTTTACAAAACATCTCATGCTGTCGTTTTAAAAGATGGTAAGAAGAAACAGTACTGCTCTATTCGATGTCTTGTTGCTGACTGGCCAATAATCAAAGATAAAATTAAAGAGATTTTAGTTGTTGATGCAAAAACTGGTGAACTGATTAATGCCAAGAGTGCTTACTATGTTGTAGGTTCCAAAGTTAAAGGAACTATGAGTATGGTAAGTAAAATTGCTTTTGCTAAAGAGAAAGATGCAAAAGCTTTTCAACAAAAGTTTGGTGGAAAGATATCTGATTTTAATAGAGTATTTAAAATAGCTAGTGAGTCATTAAATAAAGACTCTATGATGGTAGCTAAAAAGAAACAGATGAAAATGTACCCTATGGGTAAAAAGATTTATACAAAAATGTGTAAACCTATAGATGTTAAAGGATTTTCTCATATTAATGAGCTTAAAGCAGCTATTAGAGCTGAAAAACTTTGTAAGCCAATGAAAGAGAAACAGTTACAAGCTGTAGCACTATACCTTTGGAATGTGAAGAGAGTTAATACTAAAAGAGGTTGCAACTGTGGAATGATGAGACAAAACAGCAGTTGTAATTGTAATATGAATAAAATGAATATGAAAGGTTGTAGATCTTCAGCTAATATGGGACAAGTAGCATCAAAAATGGGTTTAACTAAAACAGACAAATGTCCTGTTTGTGGAATGTTTGTCTATAAATATCCTAAATGGGCTGCATTTATATATTATGAACAAGATGGAAAATCTAAATATTTGGCATTTGATGGCGTTAAAGATATGATGAAATTCTATTTTGAACCAGTAAAATGGGGAAAATATGAGAATATTAAAAATAGTATAAAAAAGATTTTAGTTAGAGATTATTATACATTAAAACCTGTTTTGGCAGAGTCTGCTTGGTATGTTGTTGGAAGTAATGTTTTTGGACCTATGGGGAATGAGTTAATTCCTTTTAAAACAGAGGAAGCAGCTAAAAACTTTATGGCAGATCATAAAGGAAAGAAAATTCTTCGTTTTAATGATATAACAAAAGAGATAGTTTATAAGTTGGATGAATAA
- a CDS encoding ABC transporter permease has protein sequence MKHFLAFALSSLTRRSSKNIFIFIIFTFLIFILSSVFMITNALKTEMFATLKSLPDITVQRIVAGRQTMIDVNRCEEISKLFGVSDVNPRVWGYYYLPTLGVNFSIVGVESFSKQYNKELDDIVDKFSDKLVGGDNMIVGVGVLKELKKIFFNDYFYFVKPDGSLKKVKIAGVFKPSTSLESNDIIIMDSELVREIFEMDETKATDIVVNVANHDEVPTIAKKIREIYPDSRVITKDDLKTSYTNVFNYKSGLFLALFIVSIFTFFIIIYDKASGLSSEERREIGILKAIGWKIDDILKVKLLESVIISGLAYLLAVTLAVGYVFGLQSPVLRELFMGYSVLKPPFDLPFVIDGGVLALIFFTTIPIYTAATIIPAWRAATLDADEAIR, from the coding sequence ATGAAACACTTTTTAGCTTTTGCTTTAAGCTCATTAACAAGGCGAAGCAGCAAAAATATATTTATTTTTATTATATTTACATTTTTAATATTTATTCTATCTTCCGTATTTATGATTACCAACGCTCTTAAAACTGAAATGTTTGCTACATTAAAATCTCTACCAGATATTACTGTTCAGCGTATTGTTGCTGGAAGACAAACAATGATAGATGTTAATAGGTGTGAGGAGATTAGTAAGCTGTTTGGTGTAAGTGATGTTAACCCAAGAGTTTGGGGGTACTACTATTTACCAACTTTGGGAGTGAATTTCAGTATTGTAGGAGTTGAAAGTTTTTCTAAACAGTATAATAAAGAGTTAGACGATATTGTTGATAAATTTTCTGACAAGCTTGTCGGTGGAGACAATATGATTGTAGGAGTTGGTGTTTTAAAAGAGCTTAAAAAGATCTTCTTTAATGACTACTTCTATTTTGTCAAGCCTGACGGATCACTTAAAAAAGTAAAGATTGCAGGAGTTTTTAAACCTTCAACATCATTGGAAAGTAATGATATTATTATAATGGATAGTGAATTAGTACGTGAAATATTTGAAATGGATGAGACAAAAGCTACAGATATTGTTGTTAATGTAGCAAATCACGATGAAGTACCTACAATTGCTAAAAAAATAAGAGAGATTTACCCAGATAGTCGTGTTATAACCAAAGATGATTTGAAGACTAGTTATACAAACGTTTTTAACTATAAAAGTGGCTTATTTTTAGCTCTTTTTATAGTCTCAATATTTACTTTTTTCATTATTATCTATGATAAAGCAAGCGGATTAAGCAGTGAAGAGAGACGTGAGATAGGGATTCTTAAAGCTATTGGATGGAAGATAGATGATATACTCAAAGTAAAACTTCTTGAATCTGTGATTATCTCAGGTTTAGCATATCTTCTAGCTGTAACTTTAGCTGTTGGATATGTTTTTGGTCTACAATCTCCAGTGTTACGAGAGCTTTTTATGGGGTACTCTGTATTAAAACCACCATTTGATTTGCCATTTGTCATAGATGGAGGAGTATTGGCACTAATATTCTTCACAACAATTCCAATTTATACTGCTGCTACCATTATTCCTGCTTGGAGAGCTGCTACTCTGGATGCTGATGAGGCTATTAGATGA
- a CDS encoding ABC transporter ATP-binding protein — translation MIEVKNVTKVFNQGLPNEMTALSGVSFMVNRGELIILKGPSGSGKSTLLSIIAALQKPTFGEVIVLKNRVSKLPDDFASLFRRENIGFIFQKFNLIPTLSVYENIITPLIPEGLSDKELESKANRVMEEFSISHKKDELVKNLSGGEQQRTAIARALVNDPDIILADEPTANLDEKLSIQFLEYLKKMKKKGKTIIIATHDPIFFNLPITDKEITIHNGKVV, via the coding sequence ATGATTGAAGTAAAAAATGTAACAAAAGTTTTCAATCAAGGCCTTCCTAATGAGATGACTGCACTAAGTGGAGTCTCATTTATGGTAAATAGAGGTGAGTTGATAATTTTAAAAGGTCCAAGTGGAAGTGGAAAGAGTACACTTCTTTCAATTATTGCAGCACTACAAAAACCTACTTTTGGAGAGGTTATAGTTTTAAAAAATAGAGTATCTAAGCTTCCTGATGATTTTGCTTCACTCTTTCGTCGTGAAAATATAGGTTTTATTTTTCAAAAGTTCAATCTCATACCAACTCTTTCTGTATATGAAAATATAATTACACCTTTAATTCCTGAAGGGTTAAGTGATAAAGAGCTTGAATCAAAGGCAAACAGGGTAATGGAAGAGTTTTCTATAAGCCATAAAAAGGATGAATTGGTTAAAAATCTTTCAGGCGGTGAACAGCAAAGAACTGCAATTGCCAGAGCACTTGTAAATGATCCTGATATTATTTTAGCTGATGAACCGACAGCAAATCTAGATGAGAAGTTATCTATTCAATTTTTAGAGTATCTTAAAAAGATGAAGAAAAAGGGTAAAACTATTATAATAGCAACACACGATCCCATTTTTTTCAATCTTCCAATTACAGATAAAGAGATCACTATTCACAATGGAAAAGTAGTGTGA